A window of Pirellula sp. SH-Sr6A contains these coding sequences:
- a CDS encoding LuxR C-terminal-related transcriptional regulator, which translates to MIQKITQDYRPIVYAPSSLEASLDRLENVCLRIGCDLRPTLRLENLRSGISSSENSVVVIPTELSFAAILPTIHTLQLHSNPIEVILLTYGWKAFDAVRAIRLGMTDVLDLPIDEALLQQSIEEALLRDAKRKVARSFGIPMILTERLTFQESRILAAISQGKTTKQIGSELDLSVRTVHYRFKSIVTKLGVTSRAEAVELLCRYTATAAAEETLYSNVR; encoded by the coding sequence ATGATTCAGAAAATTACCCAAGACTACCGACCCATTGTTTACGCGCCATCCAGCTTAGAGGCCTCTCTCGATCGTCTTGAGAACGTATGCCTTCGAATCGGCTGCGACCTGCGTCCAACTCTCCGTTTGGAAAATTTGAGATCCGGCATCTCTTCCTCGGAGAATTCCGTCGTCGTTATTCCAACAGAATTGTCTTTTGCAGCTATTCTCCCGACTATTCACACCCTGCAACTGCATAGCAATCCTATCGAAGTCATCCTCCTCACCTACGGATGGAAGGCTTTTGACGCCGTTCGAGCCATTCGCTTGGGAATGACGGATGTGCTCGATTTACCCATCGACGAAGCCTTGCTACAGCAGTCGATCGAGGAAGCACTCCTGAGGGATGCAAAACGAAAAGTAGCACGTTCTTTTGGAATACCTATGATCCTAACCGAAAGACTTACCTTCCAAGAATCCCGCATCCTCGCGGCAATCTCGCAGGGAAAAACGACGAAACAGATTGGTAGCGAACTCGATCTGAGCGTGAGAACCGTCCACTATCGATTCAAATCGATCGTAACCAAACTTGGAGTAACCAGCCGCGCTGAAGCCGTGGA
- a CDS encoding PAS domain-containing protein, with the protein MEPKMGATIIRGVLQRARWAERFLFHPSIPYIPLSLLSLTLIATLYSYHYFSVLEEQETHSDVADSISRVAHALENQSLQMERLSIGLAYCSSLIDFTNKQYFLEAVETFQEENLLPQETCLLVIDFEGRIVNRLDLGLQELELKGLAHEIHFAMKKEDSQRFNPVPEAILGLPQELVGGPNKNDFWVASCNRIKSNLTTDPYTLALITKASNFLKTNSIPEQSDHRVQISAKLVRDGNIPNKFVFNPTLGNSESPSTAHILASSVWIGNMEWTVKGGVPENNVGFAAFRPGILAACVLVAGLLLTSMITRTIGACTSRMYNIQRRLDIAAHEVSEGLWYWDARSHELWFNPRFSTLLAVRPPRELSHLTEFFVELAIDEDKPKLKALFADLLADGYQKEFSFRIAISTGISVWRKIRLAYHRDKKNQISYIAGSIQDVHGQRITEELLAQSEHRWKSAVEGNGDGLWDWDIVSGSVIFSNLWKEMIGYTPHEIENDFSQWLSLIHQDDVPSTFEKLNKHLRSETEHYETQFRLRCKDGTWKWILARGMVVSRNEYGEALRMIGTHTDISTRKEIEVRTQQLASIVNCSGDAIIRESLDGIIETWNHGAELLFGYPANRAIGNPLKMLYREQDEGVYQKSHDSVWKGEVFRVLDASLVAEDRSERAVSIVASPIFDPHGRVIAASYIYHDISDFKVSAEQLKIARELAEQANRSKSEFLANMSHEIRTPMTAIIGYSSLMKDSLAPHDLPREFEDYIDTIQRNSKHLLSLINDILDLSKIEAGKLDIEIAAFSLRILLADVIGSMQSKAMEKGIRLVLDTPEPFPLTVVTDPTRLRQILINLIGNAIKFTHEGIVQVRCEYELSRSTLSVRIRDTGIGMSESQMQRLFQPFQQADSTTSRKFGGTGLGLSISKRLASMLKGDIRVESVLGEGSVFTLEVQCNATFKSVGSVGSTLPVEQEKPLNSVHSVVANPTDQRRKRLDGLRILLVEDGPDNQRLITYFLQRDGAVVTLANDGLEAFEKITTSIATDPLSIAFDVIITDIQMPNMDGIELTKRVRSLDIDIPIIALTANAMKGDSDFCLANGCSCYLPKPIDRESLISSCESFAVPPLDRSLVSIQSVQTLG; encoded by the coding sequence ATGGAACCGAAAATGGGGGCGACCATCATCAGGGGTGTACTGCAGCGAGCACGATGGGCAGAACGATTTCTGTTTCATCCCTCGATTCCTTACATTCCACTCAGCCTCCTGAGTTTGACGCTCATTGCGACTCTCTACTCCTACCACTACTTCTCGGTGCTGGAGGAACAGGAGACCCATAGTGATGTGGCGGATTCCATTTCACGCGTCGCTCATGCTCTCGAGAATCAGAGCTTGCAGATGGAACGACTCTCCATCGGACTTGCCTATTGTTCCAGCCTCATCGATTTCACGAACAAGCAGTATTTTTTGGAGGCTGTTGAAACATTTCAGGAGGAGAACCTGCTTCCGCAGGAAACTTGTCTGTTGGTGATCGACTTCGAAGGGCGGATTGTCAATCGACTAGATTTGGGTCTGCAAGAGCTCGAGCTAAAGGGTTTGGCCCATGAGATCCATTTCGCTATGAAGAAGGAGGATTCTCAACGGTTCAACCCCGTACCCGAAGCCATCTTGGGACTTCCTCAAGAGTTGGTGGGAGGGCCAAACAAGAATGATTTTTGGGTCGCCTCCTGCAATCGTATCAAAAGCAACCTAACGACGGATCCGTATACCCTTGCGCTCATCACGAAGGCCTCGAATTTTCTCAAGACCAATTCGATCCCTGAACAATCCGATCATCGAGTCCAGATCTCCGCGAAGCTGGTTCGAGACGGAAACATACCGAACAAATTCGTCTTCAATCCGACTCTTGGCAATTCCGAATCGCCATCGACGGCCCACATCCTGGCATCCAGTGTCTGGATTGGCAATATGGAGTGGACGGTGAAGGGAGGAGTACCAGAAAACAATGTTGGGTTTGCCGCATTCCGGCCTGGCATTCTCGCAGCATGCGTCTTGGTGGCTGGATTGCTACTCACTTCGATGATCACAAGAACGATCGGTGCATGCACATCCAGGATGTATAACATCCAACGACGGTTGGATATAGCGGCTCACGAAGTGAGCGAGGGATTGTGGTACTGGGATGCCCGCTCGCATGAACTCTGGTTCAATCCAAGGTTTTCGACCCTCCTCGCTGTGCGACCTCCACGAGAGCTTTCCCATTTGACCGAGTTCTTTGTGGAGCTAGCGATCGACGAGGACAAGCCCAAGTTAAAAGCGCTTTTTGCCGACCTTTTAGCAGACGGCTATCAAAAGGAATTCTCGTTTCGGATCGCCATTTCGACTGGAATCAGCGTATGGCGAAAGATTCGCTTGGCGTATCACCGCGACAAGAAGAACCAGATTTCCTATATCGCCGGATCGATTCAAGACGTCCATGGACAACGCATCACTGAGGAGCTTCTCGCACAAAGCGAACACCGATGGAAGTCAGCAGTGGAAGGGAACGGTGACGGCCTTTGGGACTGGGATATCGTGAGCGGCTCGGTCATTTTCTCCAATCTATGGAAGGAAATGATCGGATACACTCCCCATGAAATTGAAAATGACTTTTCTCAGTGGTTATCGCTCATTCATCAGGATGATGTTCCCTCGACCTTTGAGAAGCTGAACAAGCACTTGCGATCTGAGACCGAGCACTATGAGACTCAATTTCGTCTTCGGTGCAAAGACGGGACATGGAAGTGGATATTAGCCAGAGGGATGGTGGTGAGTCGCAACGAATATGGAGAAGCGCTGCGAATGATCGGAACCCACACCGACATCAGCACGAGGAAGGAGATTGAGGTACGGACCCAGCAGCTCGCGTCGATTGTGAACTGTTCTGGGGACGCGATCATACGAGAATCTCTGGATGGAATCATCGAGACTTGGAACCATGGTGCCGAATTGCTATTCGGTTATCCAGCCAACAGAGCCATCGGCAATCCATTGAAGATGCTCTATCGCGAGCAGGATGAAGGTGTCTATCAGAAATCCCACGACTCGGTCTGGAAGGGGGAAGTATTCCGGGTTTTGGATGCCTCCCTCGTTGCCGAAGATCGATCGGAACGTGCCGTTTCTATCGTTGCGTCTCCCATTTTCGATCCTCACGGTCGCGTGATTGCAGCGTCCTATATTTACCATGACATTTCAGATTTTAAAGTGTCCGCGGAACAGCTCAAAATCGCGCGCGAGTTAGCCGAACAAGCCAACCGAAGCAAAAGTGAGTTTCTCGCCAACATGAGTCACGAGATTCGCACTCCCATGACCGCCATCATTGGATACTCAAGTTTGATGAAGGATAGTCTAGCTCCGCACGATCTCCCTCGCGAATTCGAAGACTATATCGACACCATTCAGAGGAACAGCAAACATCTGCTATCGCTGATCAACGACATCCTCGACCTGTCAAAAATTGAGGCCGGAAAACTCGATATTGAGATTGCTGCCTTCAGCTTAAGGATTCTACTCGCAGATGTCATCGGCTCGATGCAAAGCAAAGCCATGGAAAAAGGAATACGTTTGGTTTTAGACACGCCTGAACCCTTCCCACTCACCGTGGTAACCGACCCGACTCGGTTGCGGCAGATCCTCATCAATTTGATAGGAAATGCGATCAAATTCACGCATGAAGGTATCGTTCAAGTACGGTGCGAATATGAACTCTCTCGGAGTACGCTAAGTGTTAGGATTCGCGACACGGGGATCGGTATGTCGGAGTCGCAAATGCAACGCTTGTTCCAACCGTTTCAGCAAGCCGACTCAACGACGAGCCGCAAATTTGGTGGCACAGGATTAGGACTCAGTATTAGCAAACGGCTGGCATCCATGCTCAAAGGTGACATCCGTGTTGAAAGCGTGTTAGGGGAAGGGAGTGTCTTTACGTTGGAAGTGCAGTGCAACGCGACTTTCAAGTCGGTTGGCTCCGTAGGTTCTACCTTACCTGTTGAGCAAGAAAAACCTCTCAACTCCGTGCACAGCGTGGTTGCAAACCCCACCGACCAACGGAGAAAGCGGCTAGACGGATTGCGAATACTATTGGTCGAGGATGGTCCGGATAACCAAAGGCTGATCACCTATTTCCTACAACGCGATGGCGCGGTGGTGACTTTGGCCAATGATGGTTTGGAAGCCTTCGAAAAGATCACGACTTCGATAGCAACCGATCCATTGAGCATAGCATTTGATGTGATTATCACCGATATCCAGATGCCAAATATGGATGGTATTGAGCTGACGAAAAGAGTTCGATCTCTCGACATCGACATTCCCATTATCGCGTTAACGGCAAATGCCATGAAGGGAGACAGCGATTTCTGTTTAGCAAACGGTTGTAGTTGTTACCTACCGAAACCGATCGATCGCGAATCGTTGATTTCCAGTTGTGAATCGTTCGCGGTTCCCCCTTTAGACCGATCGTTGGTTTCCATCCAAAGTGTTCAGACTCTTGGGTAG
- a CDS encoding hybrid sensor histidine kinase/response regulator translates to MEPNVLLVEDDHHLRSLLQVALHKSGFQVSVCETSIDAMSLVESNRIAVAIIDVGLSDDNGLDVAQTIAAQSPDVKILIFTSDTRYESVVRALAIQVFSYIEKPKGVHELIAQVNKAWSACLRNALSLKQRECLLQLNLLDALDDFALALDHRQHIIFVNNPLLRLFAATWDEVVGTPITQWMLIEPIVEHSSRNLLMSIFNHLNSQMTWNGTVRLSLHSPAPEVEESRLIDLKFISLRGPGTEKIGYAAIFKDIERSFQNQRRIALRREELFRAQNNSIATLVADSLSHEINQPLATIANYLGGIRIGLQQQNLTNEELDHTIDILEKQTQRASGVLARLRQFLRREIAPFGSVDIASLINDTLALFEKEFERVGVVTKTRIPHDAGVFMGDYVQLQQVLANIISNSIDAMDSGRPKRPVFLVSVRTNEEWVQLQTLDNGVGVSDEILEKMFDPYVTTKPSGTGLGLSVSAEIVRAHRGSMHASRRRARGLGMKITLPKSLNTLDGNQRSV, encoded by the coding sequence ATGGAACCCAATGTACTTTTAGTGGAGGACGACCATCACCTCCGATCCCTTCTACAGGTCGCACTTCACAAATCTGGATTTCAAGTCTCCGTGTGCGAAACGTCGATCGATGCGATGAGTCTGGTTGAAAGCAATCGCATTGCCGTCGCCATTATCGACGTTGGGTTGTCGGACGATAACGGACTGGATGTCGCTCAAACCATCGCAGCACAATCCCCGGATGTAAAGATCCTGATCTTCACCTCTGACACTCGATACGAAAGTGTTGTGAGGGCGCTCGCAATCCAAGTTTTTTCCTATATCGAAAAACCCAAAGGGGTTCACGAGCTTATTGCCCAAGTGAACAAGGCATGGAGCGCGTGCTTGAGAAATGCTTTGTCTCTCAAGCAACGAGAATGTCTACTGCAATTGAACCTCCTCGACGCACTGGATGATTTCGCATTAGCACTAGACCACCGCCAACATATCATCTTTGTCAATAATCCCTTGCTGCGATTGTTCGCCGCAACTTGGGACGAAGTGGTTGGGACCCCGATCACTCAGTGGATGCTGATAGAACCCATTGTGGAACACAGTAGCCGCAATCTCCTCATGTCCATCTTTAATCACCTCAATAGCCAGATGACGTGGAACGGTACCGTTCGCTTGTCTCTACACAGCCCTGCACCGGAAGTCGAAGAATCGCGTTTGATCGATCTCAAATTCATTTCGTTGAGAGGACCAGGTACTGAGAAAATTGGGTACGCCGCCATTTTCAAAGACATTGAGCGTAGCTTTCAGAATCAAAGAAGGATCGCACTCCGTCGCGAGGAGCTATTTCGAGCCCAGAATAATTCGATTGCGACCCTTGTCGCTGATTCCCTTTCGCATGAGATCAATCAACCGCTCGCGACCATCGCGAACTACCTGGGTGGAATACGGATCGGCCTACAGCAGCAGAATCTTACCAACGAAGAACTGGACCACACGATTGACATTCTTGAAAAACAAACACAGAGAGCATCCGGCGTTCTCGCACGACTTCGACAATTTCTTCGGAGAGAGATCGCCCCATTCGGCAGTGTTGACATTGCTTCGTTGATCAACGACACGCTGGCGCTATTTGAGAAGGAGTTTGAGCGAGTAGGCGTTGTAACCAAGACGAGAATTCCCCATGACGCGGGGGTTTTCATGGGCGATTACGTCCAGTTGCAACAGGTTCTTGCTAACATCATCAGCAATTCCATCGACGCCATGGATAGCGGACGTCCCAAACGACCCGTTTTTTTAGTCAGTGTTCGGACGAATGAGGAATGGGTCCAGTTGCAGACGCTCGACAACGGGGTTGGAGTGTCCGACGAAATCCTTGAGAAGATGTTTGATCCCTATGTCACGACCAAGCCAAGTGGGACGGGGCTCGGGTTAAGCGTATCGGCAGAGATTGTGCGTGCTCATCGCGGATCGATGCACGCATCGAGACGTCGTGCGCGGGGGCTTGGGATGAAAATCACCCTACCCAAGAGTCTGAACACTTTGGATGGAAACCAACGATCGGTCTAA